From Butyrivibrio proteoclasticus B316, the proteins below share one genomic window:
- a CDS encoding glycosyltransferase gives MKKIAMFTMGTRGDVQPYIYLSKGLADAGYDVTLGSHPCWKELIESYGIHFEPVGPDIDIEEEAAVIRGKSSNSAVSMIRCMNFIMKIIQNSTGEVYKLCENKDLIVVTHSKMGAVEAGVLGIPTVDVSLQTEMIPEKGKPLKFSDRIIGKLIGKQMNKPYDKIRRQYGLKPMKTGDEIRSDYYNLIPVSKYVLEASPYWEKNNIITGYWYEEEKDYVPDENLSKFIKAGDPPAILALGAMSFEAASDKAKLDMFVNAFRKTGSRAVIQGFKKTIADYELPDTMISCGSVPHSWLFGQGKFVIHHCGFGTSASSMIYGIPSIPVPHVLDQLGFAMQLERIDVATKHINAKDLSEEALIAAIEEMNSTYETKKRNALSISEKIKTEDGIGEAVRLIGSVL, from the coding sequence ATGAAGAAGATTGCTATGTTCACGATGGGCACCAGGGGTGATGTCCAGCCATACATATATCTTTCAAAGGGACTTGCAGATGCAGGGTATGATGTGACTTTGGGATCACATCCGTGCTGGAAGGAACTGATCGAATCTTACGGGATTCATTTTGAGCCGGTGGGACCGGATATTGATATTGAGGAAGAGGCGGCTGTAATACGCGGTAAGTCGTCTAATTCCGCTGTCAGTATGATCAGATGCATGAACTTCATTATGAAGATTATTCAGAACTCTACAGGTGAAGTTTATAAGCTTTGTGAAAACAAAGACCTGATTGTGGTGACTCACAGCAAAATGGGAGCGGTAGAAGCAGGTGTTCTCGGTATTCCTACGGTTGATGTGTCGCTTCAGACGGAGATGATCCCTGAGAAAGGAAAGCCCTTAAAATTTTCGGACAGGATCATTGGAAAGCTTATCGGGAAACAGATGAACAAACCATATGACAAGATCCGCAGGCAATACGGGTTAAAACCGATGAAAACCGGTGATGAGATCAGATCTGACTATTATAATCTGATCCCGGTAAGTAAATACGTTCTTGAGGCGAGCCCCTACTGGGAAAAGAATAATATCATAACCGGATATTGGTATGAAGAAGAAAAAGATTATGTCCCTGATGAGAATCTTAGTAAGTTTATTAAAGCAGGCGATCCCCCGGCAATTCTGGCTCTTGGTGCCATGTCCTTTGAAGCAGCTTCGGACAAGGCCAAACTGGATATGTTTGTTAATGCATTTCGGAAAACAGGTTCAAGGGCTGTAATTCAGGGCTTTAAGAAAACAATTGCCGACTATGAACTTCCGGATACCATGATATCCTGCGGCAGTGTCCCGCACAGCTGGCTCTTCGGGCAGGGAAAGTTTGTAATCCACCACTGCGGCTTCGGTACCAGCGCCTCTTCGATGATATACGGGATTCCCTCAATCCCGGTTCCACATGTACTCGACCAGCTCGGCTTTGCAATGCAGCTCGAAAGGATTGATGTTGCAACAAAGCACATTAATGCCAAGGATCTTTCTGAAGAAGCACTTATTGCCGCAATAGAAGAGATGAACAGTACATATGAAACCAAGAAGCGGAATGCTTTATCCATATCAGAAAAGATAAAAACAGAGGATGGGATAGGGGAAGCAGTACGGCTGATCGGAAGTGTCTTGTAG
- a CDS encoding VirD4-like conjugal transfer protein, CD1115 family, giving the protein MESVFDKLRGNNEEGGKVSQGISDFFYDVKEHKGTYRSILITSPIAGILLSGWFCQLVLKLFGKQDQIYIAQIFVAWLNTPGIILAALITFFFMMGGYRFHKITKKDYYVDREGKFLVSKQGLHGTAHWQTEKERDVCFNRSKNINNLLGDILGMDDEGRLYTLKDDLVGINRNKCVFGTPGSGKSAAIIENDILQCIRREESAIITDSKGDLYRRLSQKARDAGYVVRVLNLKSNELRNSDAFHLLKYLENGDTSVAEMLANCIIENTGDGHMDYWAQNELNGYKALLLYISTNEALKKAGRNTLAEMYNICTQNTPQQLATMFNGLPKTHPARQAFNIFANCAPDVQGQILNGMGIKLSFLTDFCAQQIVSHDEIDLILPMKQKCMYFVVIPDTNKTYNVIANLFFNMMLIKQCEYSDSLTTRQKENQLFVNYILDEFKATGAINNFDGTITTVRSRKIGITTVLQTLGQLKDMYPGEAYNTILGSMTVKILLRAGDEDTGRYFNIACGKQTRLNKAARYSDNLGETIHTHNSETITEGLIGADLLTIDETQKLDANKLIVCILGFEPVKLNKYLSKYNPYMEGCEDHERVPGRHKPLWRKRLEDAEKEKAETRKKFREASEVNKEETIEAVAVESENGIEYVNPQTGEAISMDASYETEDYSDQAFEYEPDAYNEQEEAPKERSLKRRDKFTRVNGNKELEKVLEKLG; this is encoded by the coding sequence ATGGAAAGTGTTTTTGATAAGTTAAGAGGAAATAACGAAGAGGGAGGAAAGGTCTCCCAGGGAATATCAGACTTTTTTTATGACGTAAAAGAGCATAAAGGAACTTACAGGTCTATCCTTATCACATCGCCCATAGCAGGAATCCTTTTGTCGGGGTGGTTTTGCCAGCTGGTATTAAAGCTGTTCGGCAAGCAGGACCAGATCTATATCGCACAGATCTTTGTTGCTTGGCTTAATACCCCGGGAATTATCCTTGCAGCACTCATAACATTTTTCTTCATGATGGGCGGATACAGATTCCATAAGATAACCAAGAAAGATTACTACGTGGACAGAGAAGGAAAGTTCCTAGTAAGTAAACAGGGACTTCATGGAACAGCCCACTGGCAGACAGAAAAAGAGAGGGATGTGTGTTTTAACAGATCCAAGAATATCAACAACCTTTTGGGAGATATCCTTGGAATGGATGATGAGGGAAGGCTTTATACCTTAAAGGATGACCTTGTTGGTATCAACAGAAATAAGTGCGTGTTTGGTACACCTGGTTCAGGTAAGTCTGCAGCCATCATTGAAAACGACATCCTTCAGTGCATTCGAAGAGAAGAGTCGGCAATCATAACAGACTCAAAAGGAGACCTGTATAGGAGACTGTCACAGAAAGCAAGGGATGCAGGATACGTTGTAAGGGTCCTAAACCTTAAGTCTAACGAGCTTAGAAACTCCGATGCATTCCATCTTCTTAAGTACCTTGAAAACGGAGATACTTCAGTAGCAGAGATGTTGGCCAACTGTATCATTGAAAATACCGGTGACGGTCACATGGACTACTGGGCACAGAACGAGCTAAATGGTTATAAGGCACTTCTTCTTTATATCTCAACAAATGAGGCATTAAAGAAGGCTGGAAGAAATACACTGGCTGAGATGTATAACATCTGTACTCAGAATACTCCTCAGCAGCTTGCTACAATGTTCAATGGTCTTCCAAAGACTCATCCGGCAAGACAGGCATTTAATATCTTTGCTAACTGCGCACCGGATGTACAGGGACAGATCCTTAACGGTATGGGTATCAAGCTTTCATTCCTTACTGATTTCTGTGCTCAGCAGATAGTAAGCCATGATGAGATTGACCTTATCCTTCCTATGAAGCAGAAGTGTATGTACTTCGTTGTAATCCCAGATACCAATAAGACTTACAACGTTATTGCAAACCTGTTCTTTAACATGATGCTCATAAAGCAGTGTGAGTATTCCGATTCACTCACAACAAGGCAGAAAGAGAACCAGCTCTTTGTTAATTACATCCTTGATGAGTTTAAGGCAACAGGTGCTATCAACAATTTTGATGGAACTATCACAACAGTAAGATCAAGAAAGATCGGTATCACTACAGTTCTTCAGACGCTTGGACAGCTCAAGGATATGTATCCTGGAGAAGCATATAACACAATCCTTGGATCAATGACAGTAAAGATTCTTCTACGAGCCGGTGATGAAGACACAGGAAGATATTTCAACATAGCATGCGGAAAGCAGACAAGACTTAATAAGGCGGCAAGGTATTCAGATAACCTTGGTGAAACGATCCATACACATAATAGTGAGACCATCACAGAGGGCCTTATTGGAGCTGACCTGCTTACAATAGACGAAACACAAAAGCTCGATGCAAATAAGCTTATCGTCTGCATCCTTGGCTTTGAGCCTGTAAAGCTTAATAAATACCTTAGTAAGTACAATCCATACATGGAAGGCTGTGAAGACCATGAAAGAGTTCCGGGTCGTCACAAACCTCTTTGGAGAAAGCGCCTTGAAGATGCAGAAAAGGAAAAAGCTGAGACGCGAAAGAAATTCAGGGAAGCTTCTGAGGTAAATAAAGAGGAGACTATTGAAGCAGTAGCAGTAGAATCAGAAAACGGCATAGAATACGTCAATCCTCAGACAGGTGAGGCCATATCTATGGACGCTTCTTATGAGACTGAAGACTATTCTGATCAGGCTTTTGAGTACGAACCTGATGCTTATAACGAGCAGGAAGAAGCACCTAAAGAGAGATCTCTTAAGAGAAGAGATAAGTTCACTAGAGTAAACGGAAACAAAGAGCTTGAAAAAGTCCTGGAAAAACTGGGCTGA
- a CDS encoding IS110 family RNA-guided transposase — protein sequence MNNITVYVGMDVHKESFTLCDYLIETEKASHTRRTHADYKEVLKYLEFLRTIYGNDTNFICGYEAGCLGYTLYHQLTNHNVNCVILAPTTMLEPRSGKRIKTDKRDAELIGKCLAQHNYSPVHVPTSTDEETKEFLRMRDDHKLALKKVKQQILSFCLRHDYRYEGKSHWTEAHVNWLKSLKPEALYKEILDEYLLTYINLRDKLERLDKRIEELALKDEYREPVKKLCCFIGVQTHTALSVLVEVGDFKRFASANQFAAYLGLVPGEESSGDEKSRLGITKAGNRHVRQLLIESSQSYSKGQIGHKSKALKSRQIGNSPQVIAYADKANERLRRKFYKMVLGKSKKHNVAKTAIARELACFMWGMITDNIA from the coding sequence ATGAATAATATCACAGTTTACGTAGGAATGGATGTACATAAGGAAAGTTTTACTCTCTGCGATTATTTAATCGAAACAGAGAAGGCGTCTCATACAAGGCGCACCCACGCTGATTACAAGGAAGTCCTAAAATATCTGGAATTCCTTAGAACCATCTACGGAAATGATACAAACTTTATATGCGGTTATGAAGCCGGATGTCTCGGCTATACTTTATATCATCAGTTAACTAATCATAACGTTAACTGTGTGATACTTGCACCAACCACTATGCTTGAACCGCGTAGTGGCAAAAGAATTAAAACTGATAAACGTGATGCTGAATTGATTGGCAAATGTCTGGCTCAGCACAATTACAGTCCTGTTCATGTTCCTACTTCTACAGATGAAGAAACAAAAGAGTTTCTCCGTATGAGAGATGATCATAAGCTTGCACTCAAGAAAGTGAAGCAACAAATACTTTCGTTTTGTCTTCGCCACGACTATCGCTATGAAGGAAAAAGTCACTGGACAGAAGCTCATGTGAACTGGTTAAAATCATTAAAGCCTGAGGCACTGTATAAAGAAATACTCGATGAATATCTGCTGACCTACATAAACTTGAGAGATAAGCTTGAACGTTTAGACAAGCGAATAGAAGAACTTGCTTTAAAAGATGAATACAGAGAGCCTGTTAAAAAACTCTGCTGTTTCATCGGGGTTCAAACTCACACAGCACTATCTGTATTGGTTGAAGTAGGTGATTTCAAACGTTTTGCATCAGCCAATCAGTTTGCTGCATATCTTGGACTTGTGCCTGGTGAAGAATCCAGTGGTGATGAAAAGTCAAGGCTTGGAATCACAAAAGCCGGAAATCGTCATGTTAGACAGCTTCTTATAGAATCATCCCAGTCATACAGCAAAGGACAAATCGGACATAAATCAAAAGCACTTAAATCCCGTCAGATTGGCAACTCACCTCAAGTCATTGCATATGCTGATAAAGCTAATGAAAGGCTAAGACGCAAGTTTTACAAAATGGTTCTTGGTAAAAGCAAGAAACACAATGTGGCTAAAACTGCAATAGCAAGAGAACTTGCCTGCTTCATGTGGGGCATGATAACCGATAATATAGCATGA